Proteins from a single region of Bacteroidales bacterium:
- a CDS encoding glycerophosphodiester phosphodiesterase family protein, whose amino-acid sequence MRTFAIVLLLIFTAPVIKAQEPGPEKPFQYVGHRGASYLAPENTLASIQLAWRLGADAAECDVMLTADGKVVLFHDKNTKKLTGKSFTVKDATWEELKHLVVIPRETNLPEYDQETIPLLKDVLDVIPEDRMLVIEIKTGPEILPYLQELIAEHWKSGRISLIAFDFETIRQSKELYPEVPCYYLSMFKPDFNKHFEAVVESRLDGVDLRHTIIDRPLMEKCLAAGLDVWCWTVNDPETARKMQQLGVSAVTTDRPAWLKSNLQE is encoded by the coding sequence ATGAGAACCTTTGCTATTGTCCTTCTTTTAATCTTTACGGCCCCGGTTATTAAGGCACAGGAACCTGGTCCTGAGAAACCTTTTCAATATGTGGGCCACCGGGGAGCCTCCTACCTGGCTCCTGAAAATACACTGGCCTCCATTCAGCTTGCCTGGAGGCTGGGGGCCGATGCAGCCGAATGTGATGTGATGCTTACCGCCGATGGGAAGGTGGTTCTTTTTCACGACAAGAATACAAAAAAACTGACCGGAAAGAGCTTTACGGTGAAGGACGCCACCTGGGAAGAATTAAAACACCTGGTTGTTATTCCAAGGGAAACCAACCTGCCGGAATATGACCAGGAAACCATTCCCCTTCTGAAGGATGTACTGGACGTCATTCCTGAGGACCGCATGCTGGTCATCGAAATTAAAACCGGCCCCGAGATCCTTCCCTATCTGCAAGAGCTCATCGCCGAACACTGGAAGAGTGGCCGTATCAGCTTAATTGCTTTCGATTTTGAAACTATCCGGCAAAGCAAGGAGCTATATCCGGAGGTCCCCTGTTATTATCTTTCCATGTTTAAACCCGATTTCAATAAACATTTTGAAGCAGTTGTAGAGAGCCGCCTGGACGGAGTGGATCTTCGGCACACCATCATCGACAGGCCGCTGATGGAAAAGTGTTTGGCCGCCGGACTGGATGTCTGGTGCTGGACCGTCAACGATCCGGAAACCGCCCGCAAGATGCAACAGCTGGGAGTGTCGGCAGTTACCACCGACCGCCCTGCATGGCTAAAAAGTAATTTACAGGAGTAG